In Chryseobacterium lactis, a single genomic region encodes these proteins:
- a CDS encoding AAA family ATPase, producing the protein MEKLIIKNFGPIADIEIELNKYVILIGDTSTGKSVIAKLSVIFNEVAFKGIKTISNFKEHLKKFNISYLKKESYIKYSIGDDYIEINDNKIKNNNFKGLQLNEKKLHNLQQKYNNLLKDSIVINDSDLSKQISDLKLSFEELKETFIDLQSLVHYNLPLYIPTERITFSMAGNSLAGLWANNINISQSYKDFAAIYDKAKEAIKSLKYDSLSFDYHYNDENEHIVHNNKKIDLNQASSGIQSVLPLLLVLNYILIQSNKETFIKCIVIEEPEISLFPVRQKELIEYIVNLFNKSKARIVIPTHSPYILSAFNNLILAKNAYNENTKRKEEINKIINEGLWIDYKQISVYEIKDGKSITLNDDELKNINISAIDSASDILSEQADQLIDIRYEG; encoded by the coding sequence ATGGAAAAACTAATTATAAAAAATTTTGGCCCTATAGCTGACATTGAAATTGAACTAAATAAATATGTTATTCTTATTGGTGATACATCAACAGGAAAAAGTGTAATTGCTAAATTATCAGTAATATTTAATGAAGTAGCGTTCAAAGGAATTAAAACTATTAGTAATTTTAAAGAACATTTAAAAAAATTTAACATTTCCTATCTAAAAAAAGAGAGTTATATAAAATATTCTATTGGTGATGATTATATAGAAATAAATGATAATAAAATAAAAAACAATAATTTCAAAGGACTACAACTTAATGAGAAAAAATTGCATAATCTTCAACAGAAGTATAATAATTTACTTAAAGACTCTATAGTTATAAATGATAGTGATTTATCAAAACAAATATCTGATTTAAAATTATCATTCGAAGAATTAAAAGAAACTTTTATAGATCTACAAAGTCTTGTGCATTATAATCTTCCTCTCTATATACCTACAGAAAGAATAACATTTTCAATGGCTGGGAATTCATTAGCTGGGCTCTGGGCTAATAATATAAATATATCTCAAAGCTATAAAGATTTCGCAGCTATTTATGACAAAGCTAAAGAAGCAATAAAATCTCTTAAATATGATAGTCTAAGTTTTGACTACCATTATAATGATGAAAATGAACATATTGTTCATAATAATAAAAAAATTGATTTGAATCAAGCTTCAAGTGGAATCCAATCGGTCTTACCTTTATTATTAGTATTAAATTACATTTTAATTCAATCTAATAAAGAAACTTTCATTAAATGCATTGTAATTGAAGAACCAGAAATAAGTTTATTTCCCGTAAGACAAAAGGAATTAATTGAATATATTGTTAACCTTTTCAATAAAAGCAAAGCTAGAATAGTAATTCCTACACATAGCCCATATATATTATCCGCATTTAATAATTTAATCCTAGCCAAAAATGCATATAATGAAAACACAAAAAGAAAAGAAGAAATCAATAAAATTATTAATGAGGGACTATGGATCGATTATAAACAAATATCTGTTTATGAAATAAAGGATGGAAAATCAATCACATTAAATGACGATGAACTTAAAAACATAAACATAAGTGCTATTGATAGCGCTTCAGATATACTATCAGAACAAGCCGACCAATTAATTGATATTAGATATGAAGGATAA
- the pth gene encoding aminoacyl-tRNA hydrolase produces MKYLIVGLGNKGSEYENTRHNIGFKVAEKIAESLDVSFNTANFGWMAEGKYKGRKVFVLKPDTYMNLSGNAVRYWMQKENIPLENVLIVTDDLALPFGTLRMKGKGSDAGHNGLKNINEVLQTQNYARLRFGISADFSAGRQIDYVLGTWNEEETEKLSERIETFSKASLSFVFAGINNTMSAFNGK; encoded by the coding sequence ATGAAATATTTAATAGTTGGGCTTGGAAACAAAGGCTCAGAATATGAAAATACACGACATAATATAGGCTTTAAAGTAGCCGAAAAAATAGCCGAATCACTTGATGTATCATTCAATACTGCCAACTTTGGCTGGATGGCAGAAGGAAAATATAAAGGAAGAAAAGTTTTTGTCCTTAAACCGGATACGTACATGAATCTTTCCGGAAATGCGGTGAGATACTGGATGCAGAAAGAAAATATTCCGTTGGAAAATGTTTTGATTGTAACTGATGACCTTGCTCTTCCGTTCGGAACTTTAAGAATGAAGGGAAAAGGTTCTGATGCAGGTCACAACGGACTTAAAAATATTAATGAGGTTTTACAAACTCAAAACTACGCCAGACTACGTTTCGGAATTTCTGCTGATTTTTCTGCAGGACGTCAGATAGATTATGTGCTGGGAACATGGAATGAAGAAGAAACAGAAAAGCTATCTGAAAGAATTGAAACTTTTTCAAAAGCAAGTCTTTCTTTTGTGTTTGCAGGAATCAATAATACCATGTCTGCATTTAACGGGAAGTAG
- a CDS encoding carbonic anhydrase → MKAHTYETQSTITPEKALEFLKEGNQRFVNNLKANRDLLEQVNATREGQWPFAVVLSCIDSRTSAELIFDQGLGDVFSIRIAGNFVNQDILGSMEFGCNVAGSKLIVVLGHTKCGALKGGLDAAQIEGMGMDNLNHLINHFNPIIDEVIEENEERSSKNSSLLERLNQQNVKTAIQDIRNQSSTLKNLEEQGKIKIVGANYDVETGAVTWL, encoded by the coding sequence ATGAAAGCACATACATACGAAACTCAGTCGACGATCACTCCTGAAAAAGCATTAGAGTTTTTAAAGGAAGGAAACCAGAGGTTTGTCAACAACCTTAAAGCAAACAGAGACCTTTTGGAGCAGGTAAATGCTACTCGTGAAGGACAATGGCCATTTGCTGTGGTTTTGAGTTGCATCGACAGCCGTACTTCTGCAGAACTGATTTTTGACCAGGGACTTGGAGATGTTTTCAGTATCAGAATTGCCGGGAACTTCGTTAATCAGGACATCCTGGGGTCAATGGAATTCGGTTGTAATGTTGCAGGTTCAAAACTTATCGTCGTTTTAGGTCATACTAAATGCGGAGCTTTGAAGGGAGGACTTGATGCAGCACAAATCGAAGGAATGGGAATGGATAATCTTAACCACCTGATCAATCATTTTAACCCGATCATTGATGAAGTGATTGAAGAAAATGAAGAACGTTCATCAAAAAACAGTTCACTTTTGGAAAGACTGAATCAGCAAAACGTAAAAACAGCAATTCAGGACATCCGTAACCAAAGTTCAACACTTAAAAATCTTGAAGAACAAGGTAAAATTAAGATTGTTGGGGCTAATTATGATGTTGAAACCGGAGCTGTAACCTGGTTATAA
- a CDS encoding SulP family inorganic anion transporter has protein sequence MKKTSLLGGIKENFPSGLVVFLVALPLCLGIALASGAPPLSGVIAGIVGGLVVGTISNSNISVSGPAAGLTAIVLTAITDLGAFELFLCAGIIAGLIQLILGFVRAGSISNYFPNNVIEGMLAAIGIIIILKQIPHALGYDKDHEGHESLFDNGINFNYFSELIQDIHAGAIIITVISISILVLWDKMPALKRMKMLPGALVAVVSGILINELFKLSGSSLAISKEHLVSLPVPQSLDDFKNLITMPDFGGFTNPKVWIVGATIAIVASIETLLCIEASDRLDTQRRITDTNLELKAQGIGNLISSFIGGLPMTSVVVRSSANANAGATSKVSAMIHGVLLLVCVLTIPFLLNLIPLATLAAVLILVGYKLAKPATFKHFWHLGKFQFVPFVATVVAVVATDLLKGVGIGLAISVFYILQGNMKRAYYLSREKLDDADGIKIKLAEEVSFLNKAAIKKTLKNIKSNSTVTIDARDTSYIATDVLEMIQDFANIRAKEEDITVELLGFKTSYRDYERSQDSHILITHKRAM, from the coding sequence ATGAAAAAAACATCATTATTAGGAGGAATCAAGGAGAATTTCCCTTCCGGGCTCGTTGTATTCTTAGTAGCACTTCCGCTGTGCTTAGGAATCGCTTTGGCTTCCGGTGCACCCCCATTATCCGGAGTTATTGCGGGTATTGTTGGAGGTCTGGTCGTAGGAACGATTAGTAATTCAAATATTTCAGTTTCCGGCCCTGCTGCCGGCCTGACAGCTATAGTCTTAACGGCAATCACGGATCTTGGTGCATTTGAACTTTTCCTTTGTGCCGGGATTATCGCAGGACTTATTCAATTGATATTAGGGTTTGTAAGAGCCGGAAGTATTTCCAATTACTTTCCCAACAATGTCATTGAAGGAATGCTTGCTGCCATAGGTATTATTATTATTTTAAAACAGATTCCTCATGCTCTCGGGTATGATAAAGACCACGAAGGCCATGAAAGTCTTTTTGATAATGGAATCAACTTCAATTATTTCAGCGAACTGATCCAGGATATTCATGCCGGAGCTATTATTATTACCGTGATATCCATTTCAATCCTTGTTTTGTGGGATAAAATGCCTGCCTTAAAGAGGATGAAAATGCTTCCCGGAGCTTTGGTTGCAGTAGTTTCAGGGATATTGATCAATGAACTTTTCAAACTATCAGGAAGTTCTCTTGCCATCAGTAAAGAACATTTGGTATCGTTACCGGTTCCACAATCACTGGATGATTTTAAAAATCTTATTACGATGCCTGACTTCGGAGGATTCACCAATCCTAAAGTATGGATCGTGGGAGCAACGATTGCCATTGTAGCTTCTATTGAAACCTTACTGTGTATCGAAGCATCAGACAGATTAGATACACAAAGAAGAATTACGGATACTAACCTTGAACTTAAAGCTCAGGGAATCGGAAACCTGATCAGCTCATTTATCGGAGGACTTCCAATGACTTCTGTAGTAGTAAGAAGTTCTGCTAACGCCAATGCCGGGGCAACATCCAAAGTTTCAGCGATGATTCATGGTGTATTGTTACTGGTTTGTGTGCTTACCATTCCTTTTCTTCTTAACCTAATTCCTCTTGCAACCCTTGCTGCCGTGCTGATTCTGGTAGGATATAAACTTGCCAAACCGGCTACATTCAAGCATTTCTGGCATCTTGGAAAATTCCAGTTTGTTCCATTTGTAGCGACTGTGGTAGCTGTTGTAGCAACAGATTTGTTAAAAGGGGTCGGAATCGGTCTTGCGATTTCTGTTTTCTATATTCTTCAGGGTAATATGAAAAGAGCGTATTATTTAAGCAGAGAAAAACTGGATGACGCAGACGGAATCAAGATCAAACTGGCTGAAGAAGTTTCATTCTTAAATAAGGCAGCGATCAAAAAAACTCTTAAAAATATTAAATCCAATTCTACAGTGACTATTGATGCAAGAGACACATCATATATTGCAACAGATGTTCTGGAGATGATACAGGACTTTGCCAATATTCGCGCAAAAGAAGAGGATATCACCGTGGAACTTCTTGGGTTCAAAACTTCATACAGAGATTATGAAAGAAGCCAGGATTCTCACATTTTAATTACTCACAAAAGAGCTATGTAA
- a CDS encoding carbonic anhydrase: MSQSYEVIFENNRKWVESKVSEDPEFFHELAKTQHPDYLYIGCSDSRATAEELMGAKPGEVFVHRNIANVVNTLDMSSTAVIQYAVEHLKVKHIIVCGHYNCGGVKAAMTPQDLGLLNPWLRNIRDVYRLHQAELDSIEDEDKRYDRLVELNVQEQCINVIKMACVQERYILEEQPIVHGWVFDLRTGKIIDLEIDFEKTLKDIQKIYNLTSSDWVMSRKTK; the protein is encoded by the coding sequence ATGTCACAATCGTACGAAGTTATTTTTGAAAACAATAGAAAATGGGTAGAATCTAAAGTTTCAGAAGATCCTGAATTCTTCCATGAGCTGGCAAAAACTCAGCATCCTGACTATTTATATATCGGATGTTCAGATAGCAGAGCGACAGCGGAAGAATTAATGGGTGCAAAACCGGGAGAGGTTTTTGTTCACAGAAACATCGCTAATGTTGTCAATACTTTAGACATGAGTTCCACAGCTGTCATTCAATACGCCGTAGAACATCTGAAGGTAAAGCACATTATCGTATGCGGACATTACAACTGCGGTGGTGTAAAAGCAGCGATGACTCCTCAGGATTTAGGATTATTGAATCCATGGCTGAGAAACATTCGTGATGTTTACAGATTGCACCAGGCTGAACTTGATTCTATTGAAGATGAGGACAAACGTTATGACAGACTTGTAGAACTTAATGTTCAGGAGCAGTGCATCAACGTAATTAAAATGGCTTGTGTACAGGAAAGATATATCTTAGAAGAGCAACCTATTGTACACGGCTGGGTATTTGACCTTAGAACAGGTAAGATTATCGATCTGGAAATTGATTTTGAGAAAACCTTAAAAGACATCCAGAAAATTTATAACCTTACAAGTTCTGATTGGGTAATGAGCAGAAAGACAAAATAG
- a CDS encoding serine O-acetyltransferase has protein sequence MPDYTSIQKDFYRESGQWLSTFEIWTKCINPNLHYIYLLRKAQQYRKKSIPGLFWRFVLRHHQIKYGFQIYPETEIGEGFYLGHWGALVINPKAKIGKNCNIAQGVTIGQQNRGKNEGFPVIGDEVWIGPNAVIVGNVNIGNNVLIAPNAYVNFDVPGDSVVMGNPGKIYAAEDATKGYINNKV, from the coding sequence ATGCCAGATTATACATCAATACAGAAAGATTTTTACCGGGAAAGCGGCCAGTGGCTTTCTACATTTGAGATTTGGACGAAGTGTATCAATCCCAATCTTCATTATATTTATCTTCTCAGAAAAGCTCAGCAATACAGGAAAAAATCTATTCCAGGTCTGTTTTGGAGATTTGTTTTAAGACATCATCAGATTAAATATGGCTTTCAGATTTACCCTGAAACCGAGATCGGAGAAGGCTTTTATCTTGGACACTGGGGAGCATTGGTCATCAATCCCAAAGCCAAAATCGGGAAAAACTGCAATATTGCTCAAGGAGTAACGATAGGCCAGCAGAACCGCGGAAAAAACGAAGGCTTCCCTGTCATTGGTGATGAAGTCTGGATTGGCCCGAACGCTGTCATTGTAGGAAATGTCAATATTGGAAACAACGTACTGATTGCGCCCAATGCTTATGTGAATTTTGACGTTCCCGGAGATTCAGTTGTTATGGGAAACCCCGGAAAGATTTATGCGGCTGAGGACGCTACAAAAGGCTACATCAACAATAAAGTTTGA
- a CDS encoding glycosyltransferase, whose protein sequence is MTEKKKILIRIGSLRHGGAEKVLINFLKNLPEDKYEIDLLINLYTGMYIKEVPSWVNLYYLVKGEMITTNKPHEIPVKAFRVLYQKMFLWFPSLLYTFVLKNKKYDVEIAAIHGMYKELLSSPQKDSKKIIWIQNDIFNLKEYTPDIIRQMFNFDRILVISNKLKEEMQKLAKNEKEKQAVVKIFNPIDKEDTLKKANVPVDDFPFSNDLPTFITIGTVYPQKGYDRLLDVHKKLIDEGLKHQIIIIGDGFDLENIQSKLNDLKLQETVKMLGFRSNPYPYLKKSDFYVMSSRHEGFPTIIAEALILNKPVVSTDVSGIKDLLQDGKLGLITPNSEDGIYEGMKKFLTDKELPLQYEKEIANTDLPFVLQKSVAKLQEIIDEL, encoded by the coding sequence ATGACTGAAAAAAAGAAAATCCTCATCAGAATCGGCTCCCTGCGACACGGAGGAGCTGAAAAAGTTTTGATTAATTTTCTAAAAAACTTACCCGAAGACAAATACGAAATTGATTTACTTATTAATCTTTATACAGGAATGTATATCAAAGAAGTACCGTCATGGGTTAATCTCTACTATCTTGTGAAAGGTGAAATGATTACCACCAATAAGCCTCACGAGATTCCCGTAAAAGCTTTCAGAGTGCTTTATCAGAAAATGTTTCTGTGGTTTCCGTCTTTGCTCTATACCTTTGTTTTAAAAAACAAGAAGTATGACGTAGAAATTGCGGCCATCCACGGGATGTATAAAGAACTTTTATCCAGTCCGCAGAAAGATTCAAAAAAGATCATCTGGATTCAGAATGATATTTTTAATCTGAAAGAATATACTCCGGATATCATCAGACAAATGTTCAATTTTGACAGAATTCTTGTTATTTCAAACAAACTGAAGGAAGAAATGCAGAAGCTGGCAAAAAATGAAAAGGAAAAACAAGCGGTTGTTAAAATATTCAATCCTATAGATAAAGAGGACACTCTTAAGAAGGCCAACGTTCCGGTTGATGACTTTCCTTTTTCAAATGACCTGCCTACCTTTATTACAATAGGCACGGTATATCCTCAAAAAGGGTACGACAGACTTCTCGATGTCCATAAAAAACTAATAGATGAAGGCCTGAAACATCAGATCATTATTATCGGTGATGGCTTTGATCTTGAAAATATTCAATCCAAACTTAATGATCTTAAATTACAGGAAACAGTAAAAATGTTAGGATTCAGGAGCAATCCTTACCCTTATCTGAAAAAATCGGATTTTTATGTGATGTCGTCAAGACACGAAGGTTTCCCTACCATTATTGCAGAAGCACTTATCCTGAATAAGCCGGTTGTTTCCACCGATGTTTCCGGAATTAAAGATCTTCTACAGGACGGGAAACTAGGATTGATCACTCCTAATTCGGAGGATGGAATTTATGAAGGAATGAAAAAATTCCTTACAGATAAAGAACTTCCCTTACAATATGAAAAAGAAATAGCGAATACGGATCTTCCTTTTGTGCTTCAGAAATCAGTAGCAAAGCTTCAGGAAATCATTGATGAATTATAA
- a CDS encoding acyltransferase, translating to MIFLYRIILKIHTTYQYLIKQIYLKICIAKGLKVGKNVRFVEVPELGTEPFLIEIGDETTLSNNVRFINHDGGYNALHFFEKYKDVRAFGRIKIGKQCFIGADTIIMLGVEVGNNCVLGAGSILTSSMPDGTVYAGIPAKFICTIEEYGDKALRNNTMYPRELEPERAKLEAYIKQNLPFTYKPVKK from the coding sequence ATGATATTCTTATATCGTATCATATTAAAAATTCATACCACCTACCAATATCTCATTAAGCAAATTTACCTCAAAATTTGTATTGCTAAAGGGTTAAAGGTAGGAAAAAATGTTCGCTTTGTAGAAGTTCCGGAATTGGGCACAGAACCTTTTCTCATTGAAATAGGAGATGAAACCACTCTATCCAACAACGTAAGATTTATTAATCATGACGGAGGATATAATGCCCTTCATTTTTTTGAAAAATATAAGGATGTACGAGCTTTTGGACGAATAAAAATTGGGAAACAATGCTTTATTGGTGCAGATACCATCATTATGCTCGGGGTAGAAGTCGGTAACAACTGCGTTCTGGGAGCAGGTTCTATTCTGACGTCTTCCATGCCTGATGGCACAGTGTATGCAGGTATTCCGGCAAAATTCATCTGTACAATTGAGGAATACGGAGATAAAGCCTTAAGAAACAACACCATGTATCCAAGGGAGCTTGAACCTGAAAGAGCAAAACTTGAAGCTTACATTAAGCAAAATCTTCCTTTTACCTATAAACCTGTAAAAAAATAA
- a CDS encoding 3-oxoacyl-ACP synthase III family protein: MIKVSKIEYYLPESVLTNTDLEKEFPEWSSERIKEKIGITQRHISSENETVLDLAIKSSEKLFENYERNNIDFILFCTQSPDYFLPTTACILQDKLGLRKNIGAMDFNLGCSGFVYGLAFAKGLVAAGIAQSILLVTSETYTKHINPKDKGNRSIFGDASASAIIEKVENAGDYKFCLGTDGSGAENLIVKKGAFRTDFELNPENEFNPENLYMNGPEIFNFTIENIPGLVKETMEVNGLTMEDIDYFVFHQANSFMLNYLRKKIRIPAEKFYIDMEKTGNTVSATIPIALKNMMDKGLLKEGNKILLAGFGVGYSWGATILEI; this comes from the coding sequence ATGATAAAAGTTTCTAAAATAGAATATTATTTGCCCGAATCTGTTCTGACCAATACGGATTTAGAAAAAGAGTTTCCGGAGTGGAGTTCTGAGAGAATAAAAGAAAAAATAGGAATTACCCAACGCCATATCTCTTCAGAAAATGAAACAGTATTGGACCTTGCGATAAAATCTTCCGAGAAGCTTTTTGAAAATTACGAGAGGAATAATATTGATTTTATTTTATTCTGTACCCAAAGTCCGGATTATTTTCTTCCCACTACAGCATGTATTCTTCAGGATAAACTGGGGCTAAGGAAGAATATAGGAGCCATGGATTTCAATCTGGGATGTTCCGGATTCGTTTATGGCCTGGCATTTGCCAAAGGTTTGGTAGCTGCAGGAATTGCCCAGAGCATTTTGCTGGTGACTTCAGAAACCTATACCAAACATATTAATCCGAAAGATAAAGGAAACCGCAGTATTTTCGGGGATGCATCAGCTTCTGCAATTATTGAAAAAGTTGAAAATGCGGGAGATTATAAGTTTTGTTTGGGAACTGACGGGAGTGGAGCTGAAAATCTTATTGTGAAAAAAGGAGCTTTCAGAACTGATTTTGAATTGAATCCGGAAAATGAGTTTAACCCGGAAAACCTGTATATGAACGGTCCTGAAATTTTTAATTTCACGATTGAAAATATACCGGGACTGGTCAAAGAAACAATGGAAGTGAACGGGCTGACCATGGAAGATATAGATTATTTTGTTTTTCATCAGGCCAATTCGTTTATGCTGAATTATTTAAGAAAAAAGATAAGGATACCGGCTGAAAAATTCTATATTGATATGGAAAAGACCGGGAACACTGTTTCAGCAACAATTCCGATTGCATTGAAAAATATGATGGATAAAGGATTGCTGAAAGAAGGAAATAAAATTTTGCTGGCAGGTTTTGGAGTAGGATATTCCTGGGGCGCAACAATACTGGAAATTTAA